The following proteins come from a genomic window of Natrinema saccharevitans:
- a CDS encoding HIT family protein produces the protein MEQVFAPWRIEWIEREDKNADIEGCVFCELPEQRSDRENLIVARNEHAFVMLNNYPYNPGHAMVIPHVHSGEYAALEDTVLLDHARLKQRTFDALEGALEPDGFNAGLNLGDGAGGSIDDHLHTHVVPRWQGDTNFMPVIGDTSVIVEALEETYDRVREVFAAQEGATVAGEDDAIVFE, from the coding sequence ATGGAGCAGGTGTTCGCACCGTGGCGGATCGAGTGGATCGAACGCGAGGACAAAAACGCCGATATCGAAGGCTGCGTTTTCTGTGAACTGCCGGAACAGCGTTCAGATCGAGAGAATTTAATCGTTGCGCGGAACGAACACGCGTTCGTCATGCTGAACAACTATCCGTACAATCCGGGCCACGCGATGGTGATCCCTCACGTCCACAGCGGCGAGTATGCAGCCCTTGAAGACACGGTACTGCTCGATCACGCCCGCTTGAAACAGCGAACCTTCGACGCGCTCGAGGGAGCGCTCGAGCCGGACGGGTTCAACGCCGGCTTGAACCTCGGTGACGGGGCCGGCGGCTCCATCGACGACCACCTCCACACCCACGTCGTCCCGCGATGGCAGGGCGACACCAACTTCATGCCGGTCATCGGCGACACCTCGGTGATCGTCGAGGCGCTCGAGGAAACCTACGACCGCGTGCGCGAGGTCTTCGCTGCACAAGAGGGAGCGACCGTCGCCGGCGAGGACGACGCGATCGTCTTCGAGTAG
- a CDS encoding cupin domain-containing protein, with product MDYEVVHTDDVPMTDLSEVEEIPPDLRIRALDEFFDTDAVNLKLWYFEPGEEIQYHAHAEQEELYYVLEGEFSLKLGRSGEEEYVDAGPGTFWVAKPEVGHGHRNVGDEEGAVLAIGAPAVEDPGLDPHGLDEE from the coding sequence ATGGACTACGAAGTTGTCCACACCGACGACGTCCCGATGACCGACCTCTCCGAGGTCGAGGAGATTCCACCGGACCTGCGGATCCGTGCGCTCGATGAGTTCTTCGACACCGACGCGGTCAATCTAAAGCTCTGGTACTTCGAGCCCGGCGAGGAGATCCAGTATCACGCCCACGCCGAACAGGAGGAACTCTACTACGTCCTCGAGGGGGAGTTCTCGCTCAAACTCGGTCGCTCGGGCGAGGAAGAGTACGTCGACGCAGGGCCCGGAACGTTCTGGGTCGCCAAACCGGAGGTCGGCCACGGCCACCGCAACGTCGGCGACGAGGAAGGGGCCGTCCTCGCGATCGGCGCGCCCGCGGTCGAGGACCCGGGGCTGGATCCCCACGGACTCGACGAGGAGTAG
- a CDS encoding glutaredoxin family protein — MLTLYQLEGCPYCELVADRLDELGVEYDSVWVEGLHSKRNEVKRVSGQRQVPVIVDEDRGVTMAESERIVDFVDATYA, encoded by the coding sequence ATGCTTACGCTCTACCAACTCGAGGGCTGTCCGTACTGCGAACTCGTCGCCGACCGCCTCGACGAACTCGGCGTCGAGTACGACAGCGTCTGGGTCGAGGGGCTCCACTCGAAGCGCAACGAGGTCAAACGCGTCTCCGGCCAGCGACAGGTCCCGGTCATCGTCGACGAGGACCGCGGGGTCACGATGGCCGAGTCCGAGCGGATCGTCGACTTCGTTGACGCGACCTACGCCTGA
- a CDS encoding PAS domain S-box protein, with translation MKATSYREALYDVFVDTDRDVEARVARALEIGTKYFDLPIGFLTRVEDGTQTIVQATGSHELIQPGEFCPLEEAYCRRTVETDAPLAVQRASASSDISETALETFDLGTYLGSKVVVDGDPYGTVCFAAETERDTPFSEVEETSLELLTKLIGQALERRAYERELRERNERLERQKQRFEGIAETSFDILFRVGLEAEFTYVSSAVERVLGYEPEALVGRPITEFVAQSSTEAAITGYSRIIEGDPVENLELEFVDADGDLVVLEVNGTPIVDEGDVCGVQGVGRDVTARKDRERELRIKTRAMDEARIGISIADARRPDEPLVYVNEGFERVTGYDAADALGRNCRFLQGEATDPETVATLRERIHTTEPASVEILNYRADGTPFWNQVRVSPVENDDGDVTHYVGFQTDITERKRTEQLVRLLNRVLRHNLRNDMNVLFGLGDRIGDGETDDAAALGDQISDTAAALIELSEQARDLERYTRRERDPQRLPPEPLLADVAAAYRERFLSATIDVTVDTDRRFCAGPELERAVAELVENALKHNPAPEPWVGLSVDDDGDRIVLTVDDDGPGIAEMETAVIATGQEEALEHGSGLGLWLVNWIVTRYGGSFQIRSTDDGEGSVAIVRLPGIGPDDSLEAVAQRPTVLFR, from the coding sequence ATGAAGGCGACCTCGTATCGCGAAGCACTGTACGACGTTTTCGTCGATACGGACCGCGACGTCGAGGCGCGGGTCGCCCGCGCCCTCGAAATCGGGACGAAGTATTTCGATCTCCCGATCGGATTTCTCACTCGGGTCGAGGACGGAACCCAGACGATCGTGCAGGCGACCGGCTCGCACGAACTGATCCAGCCCGGCGAATTCTGTCCGCTCGAGGAGGCGTACTGCCGTCGGACCGTCGAGACCGACGCGCCGCTTGCCGTCCAGCGGGCCTCGGCGTCGTCGGACATTTCGGAGACCGCGCTCGAGACGTTCGATCTGGGAACGTATCTCGGCAGCAAGGTCGTGGTCGACGGCGATCCGTACGGAACGGTCTGTTTTGCCGCCGAGACGGAACGCGACACCCCGTTTTCCGAGGTCGAAGAAACGTCCCTCGAGCTACTGACGAAACTGATCGGACAGGCGCTCGAGCGACGCGCCTACGAGCGCGAACTCCGGGAGCGAAACGAGCGACTCGAACGGCAGAAACAGCGGTTCGAAGGGATCGCCGAGACCAGCTTCGACATTCTGTTCCGCGTGGGACTCGAGGCGGAATTCACCTACGTTTCGTCGGCGGTCGAGCGCGTCCTGGGGTACGAGCCCGAAGCGCTTGTCGGCCGACCGATCACCGAGTTCGTCGCACAGTCTTCGACCGAAGCGGCGATAACGGGCTATTCGCGGATAATCGAGGGCGACCCGGTCGAAAATCTCGAACTCGAGTTCGTCGACGCGGACGGCGACCTCGTCGTGCTCGAGGTGAACGGGACGCCGATCGTCGACGAGGGCGACGTTTGCGGGGTGCAAGGCGTCGGCCGAGACGTGACGGCTCGGAAAGACCGCGAACGGGAACTGCGGATCAAAACCCGCGCGATGGACGAGGCGCGGATCGGGATCTCGATTGCGGACGCTCGGCGACCCGACGAACCGCTCGTGTACGTCAACGAGGGGTTCGAACGGGTGACCGGATACGATGCGGCCGACGCGCTCGGGCGGAACTGTCGCTTCCTACAGGGCGAGGCGACGGATCCGGAGACCGTCGCCACGCTCCGCGAGCGTATCCACACAACCGAACCGGCGTCGGTCGAGATCCTCAACTACCGGGCCGACGGAACGCCGTTCTGGAACCAGGTTCGGGTCAGCCCGGTCGAGAACGACGACGGCGACGTGACCCACTACGTCGGCTTTCAGACCGACATCACCGAACGCAAACGAACCGAACAGCTCGTGCGACTGCTCAACCGGGTACTCCGGCACAACCTTCGCAACGACATGAACGTCCTCTTCGGATTGGGCGACCGGATCGGCGACGGCGAGACCGACGACGCCGCGGCCCTGGGGGATCAGATCTCCGACACCGCCGCGGCACTGATCGAACTGAGCGAACAGGCCCGCGACCTGGAACGATACACCCGGCGCGAGCGCGACCCGCAACGGCTCCCGCCCGAACCACTCCTCGCCGACGTTGCGGCCGCCTATCGCGAGCGATTTCTGTCGGCGACTATCGACGTGACCGTCGACACCGACCGCCGGTTCTGTGCCGGCCCCGAACTCGAGCGGGCGGTGGCCGAACTCGTCGAGAACGCGCTGAAACACAACCCCGCGCCCGAGCCGTGGGTGGGGCTGTCGGTCGACGATGACGGCGACCGGATCGTCTTGACCGTCGACGACGACGGTCCCGGAATCGCCGAGATGGAGACCGCCGTCATCGCTACCGGCCAGGAGGAGGCTCTGGAACACGGCTCCGGGCTCGGCCTGTGGCTGGTCAACTGGATCGTTACCCGCTACGGCGGCTCTTTTCAGATTCGGTCGACGGACGACGGCGAGGGTTCCGTCGCGATCGTCCGACTGCCGGGCATCGGCCCCGACGACTCGCTCGAGGCCGTCGCCCAGCGCCCGACGGTCCTCTTTCGGTGA
- a CDS encoding redoxin domain-containing protein, whose protein sequence is MPPTEGDTVADFEALLCDGETFRSTTLAEGLDARGGVVVCTGFAFSAIAQNWWKQFVRAGWGEFEDVAILGVSRDGPYAQNEFLRWLDEPAFRFFADVNGDVSESLELLADRDHMANVSTPWRSAFVLDADREVRYAFVADDWISPLPREEIEAAVAEL, encoded by the coding sequence ATGCCACCGACCGAGGGCGACACCGTCGCCGATTTCGAGGCGCTGCTGTGTGATGGCGAGACGTTTCGCTCGACGACGCTTGCCGAGGGCCTCGACGCTCGAGGGGGCGTCGTCGTCTGTACCGGCTTCGCGTTCAGCGCGATCGCACAGAACTGGTGGAAACAGTTCGTCCGCGCCGGCTGGGGCGAGTTCGAGGACGTCGCCATCCTCGGCGTCAGTCGGGACGGTCCGTACGCGCAAAACGAGTTCCTCCGCTGGCTGGACGAGCCGGCGTTTCGATTCTTCGCGGACGTCAACGGCGACGTGAGCGAGTCGCTCGAGTTGCTGGCCGACCGCGACCACATGGCGAACGTCTCGACGCCGTGGCGGTCGGCGTTCGTCCTCGACGCGGATCGCGAAGTCCGGTACGCTTTCGTCGCGGACGACTGGATCTCGCCGTTACCCCGCGAAGAGATCGAGGCCGCCGTCGCGGAGCTGTAG
- a CDS encoding TrmB family transcriptional regulator, with the protein MNESAERPTRCPRKGRDGVMGCDPRRVMDLRNDDARAAYLYAEEPTTVNEIAEALDIPQSTAYRKVERLEGVGDGTAAGLTALQLRDGGLDLFAG; encoded by the coding sequence ATGAACGAGTCAGCCGAGCGGCCGACCCGCTGTCCCCGGAAGGGACGGGACGGCGTGATGGGGTGTGACCCCCGACGGGTCATGGACCTGCGCAACGACGACGCTCGAGCGGCGTATCTGTACGCCGAGGAGCCGACGACGGTAAACGAGATCGCCGAGGCGCTGGATATCCCGCAGTCGACGGCCTATCGAAAGGTCGAGCGCCTGGAGGGGGTCGGAGACGGGACAGCAGCCGGTCTGACGGCCCTACAGCTCCGCGACGGCGGCCTCGATCTCTTCGCGGGGTAA
- a CDS encoding tRNA (N(6)-L-threonylcarbamoyladenosine(37)-C(2))-methylthiotransferase produces MARYHIETYGCTSNRGESREIERRLRDAGHYRVDGVEEADVAILNTCTVVEKTERNMLRRAEELAEETADLFITGCMALAQGEEFARADVDGQVLHWDEVPEAVTNGECPTTTPDAEPILDGVVGILPIARGCMSDCSYCITKQATGKIDSPPIEDNVEKARALIHAGAKEIRITGQDTGVYGWDEGERKLHRLLEEICEIEGDFRVRVGMANPKGVHGIREELADVFAENDELYDFLHAPVQSGSDDVLGDMRRQHQVEEYLEVVETFDASLDYWTLSTDFIVGFPTETDRDHAQSMALLRETRPEKVNVTRFSKRPGTDAAEMKGLGGTIKKERSKEMSELKREIVGEAYADMVGEVREDCLVVEDGTADSVKCRDSAYRQIIVQNAGDYGLDPGDFVDLAITAHETMYAFGEPV; encoded by the coding sequence ATGGCCCGGTATCACATCGAGACCTACGGCTGCACGTCGAACCGCGGGGAGAGCCGCGAGATCGAGCGGCGGCTCCGCGACGCGGGCCATTACCGAGTCGACGGCGTCGAGGAAGCCGACGTCGCCATCCTCAACACCTGTACCGTCGTCGAGAAGACCGAGCGCAACATGCTCCGTCGGGCCGAGGAGTTGGCCGAGGAGACGGCCGATCTCTTCATCACGGGCTGTATGGCCCTGGCCCAGGGCGAGGAGTTCGCGCGGGCCGACGTCGACGGCCAGGTCCTCCACTGGGACGAGGTCCCCGAAGCGGTCACCAACGGCGAGTGTCCGACGACGACCCCCGACGCCGAGCCGATTCTCGACGGCGTCGTGGGTATCCTCCCGATCGCGCGGGGCTGTATGTCCGACTGCTCGTACTGTATCACCAAGCAGGCCACCGGCAAGATCGACTCGCCCCCGATAGAGGACAACGTCGAGAAGGCCCGCGCGCTGATCCACGCCGGCGCGAAGGAGATCCGGATCACCGGGCAGGACACCGGCGTCTACGGCTGGGACGAGGGCGAGCGCAAACTCCACCGCCTCCTCGAGGAAATCTGTGAGATCGAGGGTGACTTCCGCGTTCGGGTGGGGATGGCCAACCCGAAGGGCGTCCACGGCATCCGCGAGGAACTGGCCGACGTTTTCGCCGAAAACGACGAGCTCTACGATTTCCTGCACGCGCCCGTCCAGTCGGGCAGCGACGACGTTCTCGGGGACATGCGCCGCCAGCACCAGGTCGAGGAGTATCTCGAGGTCGTCGAGACGTTCGACGCCTCTCTGGACTACTGGACGCTGTCGACGGACTTCATCGTCGGCTTCCCGACGGAGACGGACCGCGACCACGCGCAGTCGATGGCCCTGCTTCGCGAGACCCGTCCCGAGAAGGTCAACGTCACGCGCTTCTCGAAGCGACCCGGCACCGACGCCGCCGAGATGAAGGGACTCGGGGGGACGATCAAGAAGGAACGCTCGAAGGAGATGAGCGAACTCAAACGCGAGATCGTCGGCGAGGCCTACGCCGACATGGTCGGCGAGGTCCGCGAGGACTGTCTCGTCGTCGAGGACGGAACGGCCGATTCGGTGAAGTGTCGCGACTCGGCTTACCGGCAGATAATCGTCCAAAACGCCGGGGACTACGGCCTAGATCCCGGCGACTTCGTCGACCTCGCGATCACGGCCCACGAGACGATGTACGCCTTCGGCGAGCCCGTGTAG
- a CDS encoding DUF7471 family protein — MAIIVLATIGTTTLFVVSVVAYARRRTVRYCLITVVLGVLVLRSVTGLGTVFGLVPMTVHHLVEHGCDFLIALFLLYAVYRSGTAGDSRAAGFDD; from the coding sequence ATCGCGATCATCGTTCTGGCCACGATCGGGACCACCACGCTGTTCGTCGTCAGCGTCGTCGCCTACGCCCGGCGTCGGACGGTCCGGTACTGTCTCATCACGGTCGTACTGGGGGTGCTGGTCCTCCGGTCGGTGACCGGACTGGGGACCGTCTTCGGGCTCGTCCCGATGACGGTACATCACCTCGTCGAACACGGCTGTGACTTCCTGATCGCACTTTTCCTCCTCTATGCGGTCTATCGGAGCGGCACGGCCGGTGACAGCCGAGCCGCCGGGTTCGACGATTAG
- a CDS encoding cold-shock protein yields the protein MAKGNVDFFNDTGGYGFISTEDADDDVFFHMEDVGGPDLEEGTEIEFDIEQAPKGPRATNVVRN from the coding sequence ATGGCGAAAGGCAACGTTGATTTCTTCAACGACACAGGCGGCTACGGTTTCATTTCGACTGAGGATGCGGACGATGACGTGTTCTTCCACATGGAAGACGTCGGCGGCCCGGACCTCGAGGAAGGCACCGAGATCGAGTTCGACATCGAACAGGCCCCCAAGGGTCCCCGCGCGACGAACGTCGTCCGCAACTAA
- a CDS encoding winged helix-turn-helix transcriptional regulator, whose translation MTDTRQRIRAHVHENAGVHFNELVRESAFAPGQVQYHVRRLLEDERLVREEFYGRTHYYPPTYDEWERAALALFRRETAREIVVALIENDAAAPADIADDLGIARSTLEYHVDRLVAHDIVEKRYDDRNRVVLHLADPEATGRLLTAVTPTVPDRLVDRFTRLVDDLLAGAGEP comes from the coding sequence ATGACGGACACGCGACAACGAATTCGGGCACACGTCCACGAAAACGCCGGCGTTCACTTCAACGAACTCGTGCGGGAGTCGGCGTTCGCGCCGGGACAGGTACAGTATCACGTCCGCCGGCTGCTCGAGGACGAGCGGCTCGTCCGCGAAGAGTTCTACGGCCGGACCCACTACTATCCGCCGACCTACGACGAGTGGGAGCGGGCCGCACTGGCGCTGTTTCGCCGGGAAACCGCCCGCGAGATCGTCGTCGCCCTGATCGAGAACGACGCCGCCGCGCCGGCCGATATCGCCGACGACCTCGGGATCGCACGCAGCACCCTCGAGTATCACGTCGATCGGCTGGTCGCTCACGACATCGTCGAGAAACGCTACGACGACCGGAACCGCGTCGTCCTCCACCTCGCCGATCCCGAGGCGACGGGACGACTTCTGACGGCGGTGACGCCGACGGTTCCCGATCGGCTCGTCGACCGGTTCACGCGGCTCGTCGACGATCTTCTCGCGGGCGCTGGCGAGCCGTAG
- a CDS encoding AI-2E family transporter — translation MGVNISKGFLLVLIGLFAYLSLLLVLPFSQYVLGAILVAYVLYPLQQRLEEQVAPPIAAFALVGLAVAGFVVPLFVIVAAIASDARRLLEQANADSIQLGELERAIEEQTGQSVDLPSALADAAQNVGTMVLESSTEWFSAITHTLIGLGLAIFLLYYLLKDGSDLLAWMRELTPLPDDVQDDFYQALDEVMWAVLAGHVMIAIIQGTIAGLGLLATGVPNAAFWTAIMIILSLIPLIGSFMVWGPAVAYLFLIEEPLLAVALFVYSTIVVGLSDDYLRPILVDRYAELNPAVIILGVLGGVYAFGVMGLFYGPVVLGALIAVLDVMNDHYDRLENEPGMQ, via the coding sequence ATGGGCGTGAATATCAGCAAGGGATTTCTGCTCGTTCTCATCGGGCTCTTCGCCTATCTCTCCCTGTTGCTCGTGTTGCCGTTCTCCCAGTACGTCCTCGGAGCCATCCTCGTCGCGTACGTTCTGTACCCCCTCCAGCAACGCCTCGAGGAGCAGGTCGCGCCCCCGATCGCCGCGTTCGCGCTCGTTGGACTTGCGGTTGCCGGCTTCGTCGTTCCGCTTTTCGTCATCGTCGCCGCGATCGCCAGCGACGCCCGGCGGCTCCTCGAGCAGGCCAACGCCGACTCCATCCAGCTCGGCGAACTCGAGCGCGCCATCGAGGAACAGACCGGGCAGTCGGTCGATCTCCCGTCGGCACTGGCCGACGCGGCACAGAACGTCGGGACGATGGTCCTCGAGAGTTCGACCGAGTGGTTCAGTGCGATCACCCACACGCTGATCGGGCTCGGGCTCGCGATCTTCCTGCTGTACTACCTGCTCAAGGACGGCAGCGATCTGCTGGCGTGGATGCGGGAGCTGACGCCGCTACCCGACGACGTCCAGGACGACTTTTATCAGGCGCTCGACGAGGTCATGTGGGCCGTCCTCGCCGGCCACGTCATGATCGCGATCATTCAGGGGACCATCGCGGGGCTGGGGCTGTTGGCGACCGGCGTCCCGAACGCGGCGTTCTGGACGGCGATCATGATCATCCTGTCGCTGATCCCGTTGATCGGGTCGTTCATGGTCTGGGGGCCGGCCGTGGCCTATCTCTTCCTGATCGAGGAGCCGCTGCTTGCAGTCGCGCTGTTCGTCTACAGCACGATCGTCGTGGGCCTGTCCGACGACTACCTCCGGCCCATCCTCGTCGATCGGTACGCGGAACTCAACCCCGCCGTGATCATCCTCGGGGTCCTCGGCGGCGTCTACGCGTTCGGCGTCATGGGGCTGTTCTACGGGCCCGTCGTCCTCGGCGCGCTGATCGCAGTCCTCGACGTGATGAACGACCACTACGACCGCCTCGAGAACGAACCCGGGATGCAGTAA
- a CDS encoding DUF547 domain-containing protein, which translates to MSTQLDPLSLSADLLYTVKTEGDVEPLRDHLATIDRSRLERALSSREGKLAFWLNCYNAYAQLLLEAEEPNLQEGGLLEAWKFFARDRVPVGGVWLSLNDIEHGLLRSSKLPWGMGYLPRPFPSSFERQFRLEECDPRIHFAISHATDHCPPIAVYSPQDVDEELDIAIEWFLEENVSYDRETETATVPRLFRRYRGDFGGRRGIVAFLREYNAVPADAGPSLEYERVDHTAELDVDLEADEVRR; encoded by the coding sequence ATGTCGACCCAGCTCGATCCCCTTTCCCTCTCGGCCGATCTCCTGTATACGGTCAAGACCGAGGGCGACGTCGAGCCGTTGCGAGACCACCTCGCGACGATCGATCGGTCACGGCTGGAGCGGGCGCTGTCCAGCCGCGAGGGGAAACTCGCGTTCTGGCTCAACTGTTACAACGCCTACGCCCAGCTCCTGCTGGAAGCGGAGGAGCCGAATCTCCAGGAGGGTGGGCTGCTCGAGGCGTGGAAGTTCTTCGCCCGCGATCGAGTCCCGGTCGGCGGCGTCTGGCTGAGTCTCAACGACATCGAACACGGGCTGCTCCGGAGTTCGAAACTGCCGTGGGGAATGGGCTATCTCCCGCGCCCGTTTCCCTCCTCGTTCGAACGGCAGTTTCGCCTCGAGGAGTGCGATCCCCGGATCCACTTCGCGATCAGTCACGCGACGGATCACTGTCCGCCGATCGCGGTCTACTCGCCCCAGGACGTCGACGAGGAACTCGACATCGCCATCGAGTGGTTCTTGGAGGAAAACGTCAGCTACGACCGGGAAACCGAGACGGCGACGGTCCCCCGACTCTTCCGGCGATACCGCGGCGACTTCGGCGGCCGCCGCGGCATCGTGGCGTTCCTCCGCGAGTACAACGCGGTCCCGGCCGACGCTGGTCCCTCGCTCGAATACGAACGGGTCGACCACACCGCCGAGTTGGACGTCGATCTCGAGGCCGACGAGGTCCGGCGGTAA
- a CDS encoding amphi-Trp domain-containing protein, with amino-acid sequence MVDSDETDDGFALERAHDRTALAAVFREFATAFESGRPVRLNGEERSVGIAVPERVVAAFEAELGADEPPVGELEIELEWDDPDGSSVRVTDRVADATEGDDRAGETATDVDPAAAVMPLEGLAGDGSTGDGGTAETPVTAAGADTDDTDETGETGRTSRFEVYEDRGGEWRWRLVHWNGNIVADSGEGYASRSNAERAARSVMRIAPNATIERLE; translated from the coding sequence ATGGTCGATTCCGACGAGACCGACGACGGGTTCGCACTCGAGCGCGCACACGATCGGACGGCGCTGGCGGCGGTCTTCCGCGAGTTCGCGACCGCCTTCGAGTCCGGCCGCCCGGTCCGGTTGAACGGCGAGGAACGCAGCGTCGGGATCGCCGTTCCCGAGCGGGTCGTCGCGGCGTTCGAGGCCGAACTCGGGGCCGACGAACCTCCGGTCGGCGAACTCGAGATCGAACTCGAGTGGGACGATCCGGACGGCTCGAGCGTGCGAGTCACCGATCGCGTCGCCGACGCCACCGAGGGCGACGATCGGGCGGGGGAGACCGCGACCGACGTCGACCCCGCGGCGGCGGTGATGCCCCTCGAGGGGCTCGCCGGCGACGGCTCGACGGGGGACGGCGGGACGGCCGAGACGCCGGTGACGGCCGCGGGAGCCGACACGGACGATACCGACGAGACGGGCGAGACCGGCCGGACGAGCCGGTTCGAGGTCTACGAGGACAGGGGCGGCGAGTGGCGCTGGCGGCTCGTCCACTGGAACGGCAACATCGTCGCCGACAGCGGTGAGGGGTACGCCTCGCGGTCCAACGCCGAACGCGCGGCCAGAAGCGTGATGCGAATCGCGCCGAACGCGACGATAGAACGCCTCGAGTGA
- a CDS encoding HNH endonuclease: MTARDWHADREAVFDRDARTCRHCGTADDAEALRATPVGDVPLEGEVHESALVTVCADCFETLSASPSATSIDAEELFHRVRETTRIQGETISTVASFASVATSLPGDLESALDDDGEDAALEESIARYRRHRRDVLLAIDVVDARLDRLTAFEGDADEPEIGDALEAFVETATELQSALREVVALSETVATGLERCHGCFDALESGPTCATCGLAVRETADWEADDGTLAFDRLFATINDRLQAASTTTETLTDRTTTLAERLTAE; the protein is encoded by the coding sequence GTGACTGCACGCGACTGGCACGCCGATCGGGAGGCCGTCTTCGATCGCGACGCGCGGACCTGTCGACACTGCGGGACCGCCGACGACGCCGAGGCGCTCCGAGCCACCCCCGTCGGCGACGTGCCCCTCGAGGGAGAGGTCCACGAGAGCGCGCTCGTGACCGTCTGTGCGGACTGCTTCGAGACGCTGTCGGCGTCGCCGTCCGCGACGTCGATCGACGCCGAGGAGCTGTTTCACCGCGTCCGCGAGACGACCCGCATCCAGGGGGAGACGATCTCGACGGTCGCCTCGTTCGCCTCCGTCGCGACCTCGCTCCCCGGCGACCTCGAGTCCGCACTCGACGACGACGGCGAGGACGCCGCCCTCGAGGAATCGATCGCACGGTACCGACGACACCGACGCGACGTGTTGCTCGCGATCGACGTCGTCGACGCCCGCCTCGATCGACTGACCGCGTTCGAGGGCGACGCCGACGAGCCGGAGATCGGGGACGCCCTCGAGGCGTTCGTCGAGACCGCGACCGAACTCCAGTCGGCGCTTCGCGAGGTCGTGGCGCTGAGCGAAACGGTCGCGACCGGCCTCGAGCGCTGTCACGGCTGTTTCGACGCCCTCGAGTCGGGGCCGACCTGTGCCACCTGCGGGCTCGCGGTCCGCGAGACGGCCGACTGGGAGGCCGACGACGGGACCCTCGCGTTCGATCGACTGTTCGCGACTATCAACGACCGACTGCAGGCGGCCTCGACGACGACGGAAACGCTGACCGATCGGACGACGACGCTGGCGGAACGCTTGACCGCCGAGTAG
- a CDS encoding universal stress protein, whose amino-acid sequence MTGSTADPDGSSEYRVLVPLANPRTEQSLIELASTLAAERDGVVHAVHIVQVPDQTPLDRGAEQRERIDAGSAKLLERARDHAADYDAPLETTTIVSHRSFEEIFDAARTHDADQVVMGWGGDPPWAAGRAEGPFDEVAHDLPCDFLVLKDRGYDPSRILLPTAGGPDSDLGAEVARTLRSATGASIDLLHVVDDESEREAGERFLTEWAADHDIGDAALTVDTSGDVEGAIVREAADETLVILGATERGLLSRLVRGSLVFDVVDDLECSVLLAERPTERSLRERLFGRSTDEE is encoded by the coding sequence ATGACCGGTTCAACGGCCGATCCCGACGGCTCGAGCGAGTACCGCGTGCTGGTCCCGCTGGCCAACCCCCGCACGGAGCAGTCCCTGATCGAACTGGCCAGCACGCTCGCGGCCGAACGCGACGGCGTCGTCCACGCGGTCCACATCGTCCAGGTCCCCGACCAGACGCCGCTGGACCGCGGTGCAGAGCAACGCGAGCGGATCGACGCCGGGTCCGCGAAACTGCTCGAGCGGGCCCGCGACCACGCCGCGGACTACGACGCGCCGCTCGAGACGACGACGATCGTCTCGCATCGCTCGTTCGAGGAGATCTTCGACGCCGCACGAACCCACGACGCCGATCAGGTCGTCATGGGCTGGGGCGGCGACCCGCCGTGGGCGGCGGGCCGCGCCGAAGGACCGTTCGACGAAGTCGCCCACGACCTCCCGTGTGACTTTCTCGTGCTGAAAGACCGCGGGTACGACCCCAGTCGGATCCTCCTGCCGACCGCCGGCGGGCCCGACTCCGATCTCGGCGCGGAGGTCGCGCGGACGCTGCGCTCGGCGACGGGGGCGTCGATCGACCTGCTCCACGTCGTCGACGACGAGAGCGAGCGCGAGGCCGGGGAACGGTTCCTCACCGAGTGGGCCGCCGACCACGACATCGGCGACGCCGCTCTCACCGTCGACACCTCGGGCGACGTCGAGGGCGCGATCGTCCGCGAGGCCGCCGACGAGACGTTGGTCATCCTCGGCGCGACCGAGCGCGGCCTGCTCTCGCGGCTCGTCCGCGGCTCGCTCGTCTTCGACGTCGTCGACGATCTCGAGTGTTCCGTGCTGCTGGCGGAACGCCCGACAGAGCGGTCGCTTCGCGAACGGCTATTCGGTCGCTCGACAGACGAGGAGTAG